The sequence below is a genomic window from Leptolyngbya sp. SIO1E4.
ATGTGCTGCTGCCACCCTTGACCTGGGCGATGATACCAGCGTTTGGCCGCTGCGGTGGCATTGGTGAGGATGCCACCAACCATATCGAACCCCATGAACGCCATTACCCCCAACTGCAGAGGTGTCCATGGTTGAGACCAAGTGAGCGCGTAGAAAGGGGCTGCGATCGCGGCGACTAAGGCTGGCACAAACTGTAGCCACACTTCAGCCCTGGTCGCCCCTGGCCCCATGAACCGATCAAGTGCCCCTTGCCACCCAGATCGAGGGGTGGGGTGTGCCCAACTCACCCAAGCAGACTCGGAGGGTTGCTGTTCAGCGATTTGCATAATCTGTACCTCACAACAGTTGTTATGTAAATGCATAACAACTGTTGTGATAATCTGTCAATCAGCCCTTGAATCATCTAGATCGGGTCTCTAGCCGCTGTCTAAAGGATGATTTAGATTTCGATGTCTCAACGCGATCGCCGTCTTGAAGTGTCTGAAGCAGCCTGGCGAGTGATCGTCAGGGAAGGATTAGATCGCACCAGTATGCGAGCAATTGCCCATGAAATGGGATGCACTACAGGGGTTGTAACCCATTACTTTCGGAGTAAGCAGGATCTGATCCGGTTTGCCCTTAACCAGGTGACGGAGCGGCTGCAACTGGCTATGGAAAAGGCCACAGTGACCGTCTCTGGTGTAGACCGGCTGGTTGCCATGCTCTCTGCATTTTTGCCCCTTGATGCAGAACGACAAGAAATTCTCAGGGTCTGGCTGGCTTTTTTAGGCTATGCCGTAGGCCGTGAAGACCTGATGGCTGAGCATCAGCAGAGTGCGGCGCAGTTAAGGGCTCTGCTAGTAGAAGATCTTAAAGCTTTGCAAGCAGCTCAACTGCTCAGGCAAGATATCGATCCAACCGTTGAAGCGAATGCGTTGCTGGCTTTAGTCAACGGCGTCAGTCTTGATGCTCTGATTCAAGCGAATCCACTGAGCCCTGCTCAACGGCAGCGGGTGATTCACCGCTATGTCGATGAGTTACTAGCACCGTGAGGTCAGCTAACCATGGCGCTGGCCATTTTGATTAGGACACCGAGTATCGCTCTGATATCTAGCACAGCATCAAAATGACTTACAGGCCAGTCCTAATCGGTCTGGCGACTGCTATGGGACGCGAATTTTGCGATATTATCGCGTTCCTTGCTATCGCGTTCCTTGCTGCTGATTAAGGGATGAGAAAATTCTGAAGAAAGATGGTTGAGGAGACAGGGATGAAGTTATTTGTTGACAGTCAGTTCACCAGCCCTTACGCCATGTCAGTCTTTGTGACGCTTCTGGAAAAGGGCGTCACGTTTGATATTGAGAAGGTTGATCTGGATGCCAGCCAGAACCTTGCTCAACCTTATTGCGACGTTTCATTGACGGCAAGAGTCCCAGCGCTGCAGCATGGCAGCGTCTCTCTTTCAGAATCAACCGCCATTATTGAATATCTCGAGGAAGTATTCTCGGCCCCAGAATATCCGTCTGTCTTGCCAGCCGATCGGTGCGATCGGGCGAGGGCAAGACAGATTCAGGCATGGCTCCGTAGCGACTTAATGCCAATTCGGGAAGAGCGCACAACTGAGGTGATCTTCTTCCAGCCGACGGCTACGCCTTTATCTGACGCTGGTCACATGGCATTAACAAAGCTAATTCGGGTGGCGGATAGCTTGCTCAGCCACCAGAGCCAGAACCTGTTTGGTGAATGGTGCATTGCGGATACTGATTTAGCTTTAATGCTGAATCGACTTGTCCTTAATGGTGATGAAATGCCAGAGACGCTCAAGAACTATGCAAATTTTCAGTGGCAGCGTTCCGCTGTGCAACGGTGGGTACACCAAAAACGAACATGAGTGAAACAGCATGTCCTGTTGCGTTGCGGTTCGGTAGAGAGAGAAGTTGGAGACGGGAAATGATGGGGTATGGCAAACGGCACAAGGATGAGTGAAACGCTTAATTAGAGAGCCGTTGAGTGACCTGGACTGTCTTAACAAAAATACGTACTGCTTAGAGAGTATGGGATAGCGGATTGGGTGTGGCGGTTTGCATAAGGTGGGGAGTGCGCTGGCACTGGCAGCATTATTTTGCTAGGAAATCTTAAAATTTTCCGAATGAGGGTTTTTAAGAATCTGAAGTGGGTGGGCAGGGCGGCATCCGGTACCCCAGGCCGACACCAAAATCCTGTGCTGACCCCGGATGTCAGGAGGGGCAGATATTGGAAAGTCGGTCTTGAAATTGGCGGAATCAGTAGGTTTTCTTAGCTGCGACTTAGAAAACTATCGTTTATAGTAAAGAACAGTTAAGACAATTCATATTCGGCAACAAGCAATTGTACTCATGTGATATGAGACTTGTTAGCTGACTGTCTGTACTCATTTTGTAGATCTAATGTCTTGGAGATTCGCGCTATGACCATAGCAATGGGACGAGCGCAAGCTAGTCGAGGGTGGTTTGACGCCCTGGATGACTGGCTCAAGCGCGACCGATTCGTCTTCATCGGCTGGTCTGGTCTGCTGCTATTCCCCTGCGCCTATCTGGCGGTTGGGGGCTGGCTGACCGGCACCACCTTCGTAACATCCTGGTATACCCACGGTCTGGCTTCTTCCTACCTGGAAGGCTGTAACTTTCTGACCGTGGCCATCTCTACTCCAGCTGACAGCATGGGGCACTCCCTGCTGCTGCTGTGGGGCCCTGAAGCCCAAGGCGACTTCGTGCGCTGGTGCCAGATTGGCGGGCTGTGGAGCTTCGTTGCACTGCATGGTGCCTTTGGTCTGATTGGCTTCATGCTGCGTCAGTTCGAGGTGGCTCGTCTGGTGGGGCTGCGCCCCTACAACGCGATCGCCTTTTCGGCACCGATTGCGGTGTTTGTCTCGGTATTTTTGATGTACCCGTTGGGGCAATCCAGCTGGTTCTTCGCTCCGAGCTTTGGGGTGGCGGCTATCTTCCGCTTCCTGCTGTTCTTCCAGGGATTCCACAACTGGACCTTGAACCCCTTCCACATGATGGGAGTGGCGGGTGTCCTGGGGGGTGCCCTGCTGTGTGCCATTCATGGTGCCACAGTGGAGAACACGCTGTTCAAAGATGGCGAGAATGCCAACACCTTCCGAGCCTTTGAGCCGACCCAGGCAGAAGAGACCTACTCGATGGTGACGGCGAACCGTTTCTGGTCGCAGATATTCGGCATTGCGTTTTCGAACAAGCGCTGGCTGCACTTCTTCATGCTGTTTGTGCCGGTAACGGGCTTATGGATGAGTGCAGTGGGCGTGGTTGGCTTAGGGTTGAACCTGCGGGCCTACGACTTTGTGTCGCAGGAGATTCGGGCAGCGGAAGACCCCGAGTTTGAGACGTTCTACACGAAGAACATCCTGTTGAACGAAGGTATCCGGGCTTGGATGGCACCGACCGACCAGCCCCACGAGAAGTTTGTATTCCCTGAAGAGGTACTGCCTCGCGGTAACGCGCTGTAGAACTTCGTGACTTAGGAATTCACAACTTAGGAATCTTTTGAGAATGGGCGCTTGCTTAGCAGGTGTCCATTTTTTTATTCAATTGCCCTATTGCAATCCGCATTTGTGTTAAGACAGTCCAGGTAATCCCAGTTCTCGTTTCTAAAGCTACAGATCAGACCCCGCCCAGCCTCCCCTTGGCAAGGGGAGGTGCCGCAGGCGGTGGGGTGGCGATGTGTAGCGCTGATTTGGAGAATTGTTATAACTCAACTGCTCTCTAATCAGATGTTTCTATAGACGGCTGACCAAAAGCGTCGCACTCACCAGCACTCAGATCCCAAATTTTTGACTTGGAAAGCGTGGCGTCCACTAGCCCACGACTAGGATGAAAGATTATGCGAACAGTCAGATTTTTTCTGTCAGTAGCAAAATAGAAAGTCCAGGTAAAGTTCAGGTAAACGTTCGACTAAAAAGCCCAGGAGATCGTCCAGTTTAGAGAGGGAATAACGGGTTGATTTTTACCCATCATTCCGTCATTAAAGGCCTAAAAATTCAATGGAACGCGGATAGAACACGGATAAATATTTCTCCCATATGTTTTCTTTACCCGTTAGGTTTACCCATCGCCTGAGGGCTCCTTTAAGATCAAGATATCGAAGTTGGGTGATTTTAGATGCCACGCATTGTCTTAATCGCAGGGTTCGAAACCTTTAATGCTGGTCTATATCGCCAGGCAGCTAAGCAGGCGATCGCCCGATGCCCTGCACTTGATATTCGGGTATTTAGCGATCGCGATTTAGCCCAGCAGCCCGATGCTGTGGCCCAGGCTCTCGATGGAGCTGATGTTTTCTTTGCTAGCCTCATCTTCGACTACGACCAGGTGCTCTGGCTGCGCGCGCGCGTACAGACCATTGCCATTCGCCTGGTATTTGAGTCAGCGCTGGAACTCATGGCGCTGACCCAGTTGGGGAAATTTGCGATCGGCGAGAAACCTCAGGGCATGCCCAAGCCCGTGAAGTTTATTCTCAGCAAGTTTGGCAACAGTCGGGAAGAGGACAAGCTGGCAGGCTATCTGAGTTTTTTGAAGGTGGGGCCTAAGCTGCTCAAATATATTCCCGTTGGCAAAGTCCAGGACTTACGGAACTGGCTGATTATCTATGGTTATTGGAATGCAGGCGGGGCAGATAACGTCGCAGCCATGCTCTGGTTTTTGGGAGAAACGTATCTGGGGCTGACCGTTGGGGCCATTCCTGAAGCCGTGAGTGCCCCCAATATGGGCCTCCTGCATCCCGACTACAGCGATTATTTTGAGTCTCCACAGGCTTACCTGGACTGGTATCTGAGCCGCAATGCGGCAGCGGCGACTCAGCCGGTGGTGGGCATGCTGCTGTACCGCAAACACGTGATTACCCAGCAGCCGTACATTCCCCAGCTGATTCGCACTTTTGAGCAGGCAGGGCTAGTGCCAGTGCCGATTTTTATCAACGGCGTAGAAGGGCACGTGGCCGTGCGAGATTGGATGACGACCGCCTATGAGCAGCAGCAGCGATCGCTGGGCCAGATTGCGACCCCCTCCCTGGCGTCAGATGCCGTGCGGGTCGATGCGATTATCTCTACCATTGGCTTTCCGCTTGTGGGGGGGCCAGCGGGGTCAATGGAAGCGGGTCGCCAAACGGAAGTGGCCGTGCGGATTCTCTCAGCCAAAAATGTTCCCTATTTTGTCTCTGCGCCGCTATTGATTCAAGATATCCACTCCTGGACTCGCCAGGGCATTGGCGGGTTGCAAAGTGTCGTGCTCTATGCGCTGCCAGAACTGGATGGGGCGATCGACCCGGTGCCTTTGGGGGGCTTAGTCGGTGAAGACATTTATCTGGTGCCGGAGCGGGTGCAGCGGCTGATTGGCCGGGTGAAAAGCTGGGTCGCTCTGAAGCAGACGGCAGTGGCAGACCGAAAACTTGCCGTTATCCTCTATGGCTTCCCGCCAGGCTATGGAGCAACGGGAACAGCGGCGCTGTTGAATGTGCCCGAGTCGTTGCTGAAACTGCTGCACCGGCTCAAGGCGCAAGGCTATACCATTGGTGACCTACCAGAAGTGGGTGAAACCCTGATTGACTGGGTCAAAGCCGCCGATGAAGCCACCCCAGAGTTTAGGGCCCAGGGGGCTAGCAGGGCGAGATCCCAAGGGGTTTTGGACAAAGCTCTCGTGACTGATGCGAAGGATGCGAATGGTCAGAGACCCCAGGGAGCGGAGCCCCTCAGCACCGTTAACGTGCGCAAGCTAGAGAAATGGTTGGGTTACCTGCTGACCACCCGCGTTGAAAAACAGTGGGGCGAGCTGACCCGCACCGGCATTAAGACCTACGATGAGGACTTTTTGCTGGGAGGGGTTCAGTTGGGCAATGTATGGATTGGGGTGCAGCCCCCTTTAGGACTCTCTGGGGACCCCATGCGCCTGATGTTTGAGCGCGACCTGACACCCCATCCCCAATACGCAGCCTTCTATCAGTGGTTGCAAAACGACTTTCAGGCTGATGCTGTGCTGCACTTTGGCATGCACGGCACAGCAGAATGGTTGCCCGGTGCACCCTTAGGCAATACGGGCTATTCCTGGCCAGATATTTTGCTGGGCAATCTGCCTCACCTCTACGTCTATGCGGCCAACAATCCTTCCGAATCTATCCTGGCTAAACGACGGGGCTATGGGGTGCTGATTTCCCATAATGTGCCGCCCTACGGTCGTGCTGGGCTCTACAAAGATCTGGTGGCCCTACGGGAGCTCATTGCAGAGTATCGGGAAGACCCTGACAAAAATGAGGTGTTGCGAGAGGCTATC
It includes:
- a CDS encoding TetR family transcriptional regulator is translated as MSQRDRRLEVSEAAWRVIVREGLDRTSMRAIAHEMGCTTGVVTHYFRSKQDLIRFALNQVTERLQLAMEKATVTVSGVDRLVAMLSAFLPLDAERQEILRVWLAFLGYAVGREDLMAEHQQSAAQLRALLVEDLKALQAAQLLRQDIDPTVEANALLALVNGVSLDALIQANPLSPAQRQRVIHRYVDELLAP
- the yfcF gene encoding glutathione transferase; translation: MVEETGMKLFVDSQFTSPYAMSVFVTLLEKGVTFDIEKVDLDASQNLAQPYCDVSLTARVPALQHGSVSLSESTAIIEYLEEVFSAPEYPSVLPADRCDRARARQIQAWLRSDLMPIREERTTEVIFFQPTATPLSDAGHMALTKLIRVADSLLSHQSQNLFGEWCIADTDLALMLNRLVLNGDEMPETLKNYANFQWQRSAVQRWVHQKRT
- the psbD gene encoding photosystem II D2 protein (photosystem q(a) protein), producing the protein MTIAMGRAQASRGWFDALDDWLKRDRFVFIGWSGLLLFPCAYLAVGGWLTGTTFVTSWYTHGLASSYLEGCNFLTVAISTPADSMGHSLLLLWGPEAQGDFVRWCQIGGLWSFVALHGAFGLIGFMLRQFEVARLVGLRPYNAIAFSAPIAVFVSVFLMYPLGQSSWFFAPSFGVAAIFRFLLFFQGFHNWTLNPFHMMGVAGVLGGALLCAIHGATVENTLFKDGENANTFRAFEPTQAEETYSMVTANRFWSQIFGIAFSNKRWLHFFMLFVPVTGLWMSAVGVVGLGLNLRAYDFVSQEIRAAEDPEFETFYTKNILLNEGIRAWMAPTDQPHEKFVFPEEVLPRGNAL
- the bchH gene encoding magnesium chelatase subunit H: MPRIVLIAGFETFNAGLYRQAAKQAIARCPALDIRVFSDRDLAQQPDAVAQALDGADVFFASLIFDYDQVLWLRARVQTIAIRLVFESALELMALTQLGKFAIGEKPQGMPKPVKFILSKFGNSREEDKLAGYLSFLKVGPKLLKYIPVGKVQDLRNWLIIYGYWNAGGADNVAAMLWFLGETYLGLTVGAIPEAVSAPNMGLLHPDYSDYFESPQAYLDWYLSRNAAAATQPVVGMLLYRKHVITQQPYIPQLIRTFEQAGLVPVPIFINGVEGHVAVRDWMTTAYEQQQRSLGQIATPSLASDAVRVDAIISTIGFPLVGGPAGSMEAGRQTEVAVRILSAKNVPYFVSAPLLIQDIHSWTRQGIGGLQSVVLYALPELDGAIDPVPLGGLVGEDIYLVPERVQRLIGRVKSWVALKQTAVADRKLAVILYGFPPGYGATGTAALLNVPESLLKLLHRLKAQGYTIGDLPEVGETLIDWVKAADEATPEFRAQGASRARSQGVLDKALVTDAKDANGQRPQGAEPLSTVNVRKLEKWLGYLLTTRVEKQWGELTRTGIKTYDEDFLLGGVQLGNVWIGVQPPLGLSGDPMRLMFERDLTPHPQYAAFYQWLQNDFQADAVLHFGMHGTAEWLPGAPLGNTGYSWPDILLGNLPHLYVYAANNPSESILAKRRGYGVLISHNVPPYGRAGLYKDLVALRELIAEYREDPDKNEVLREAICKKITDTGLEADCPFMEARKLGMEFTLETARLFSKEALSSYLATLYEYLQVLENRLFSSGLHVLGHAPEGAIRQSYLEAYFGETLKPAVVEALSSLEADDRDHTQWDAIADTLLLHHYREAADAPARGPARQRILEGLEICDRLAQTSDELTNLLRGLNGEYIPPAPGGDLLRDGPGVLPTGRNIHALDPYRMPSPAAYERGRLIARKLLAQHLEEHDTYPETVAVMLWGLDTIKTKGESIGTLLELVGAEPIKEGTGRIVRYDLIPLARLGHPRIDVLGNLSGIFRDSFVNILELLDDLFRRAAEADEPEAQNFIRKHSLALQAQGIENTTARLFSNPAGDYGSLVNDRVVDGNWESNEELGNTWRDRNAFSYGRQDKGQARPEILDTLLNSTGRIVQQIDSVEYGLTDIQEYYANTGALKQAAEQRQGRRVTASFVESFSRDITPRKLEDLLRMEYRTKLLNPKWAEAMAAQGSGGAYEISQRLTAMIGWAGTTHFKDAWVYDQAAETYAADPVMAERLRQANPEAFRNIVGRMLEAHGRGYWSPDDDVVEKLQALYDQADEALEGVTS